In Streptomyces sp. RFCAC02, the following proteins share a genomic window:
- a CDS encoding alpha/beta hydrolase, which translates to MRKPRHAVLALCAATALLLAGCSSNDRPDERGDDRTPSDDGSDSRAVPDAPVLEPLPEEIPDDLLPYYEQELSWSNCGGWFECATLTVPLDYEAVDSADDIELHVTRAKATGPDSDRMGSLLLNPGGPGASAADFVQGAADYLFPSEVTSRYDIVGVDPRGTGGSEPVTCQSGDPMDAYTMLDRTPDSDAEAEDLFAGMQDFAASCAEQTGELLEHISTIESARDMDVLRAVLGDEKLTYLGYSYGTKLGAVYAGLFPQRVGRLVLDGAIDPRLPTIDTDREQAGGFETAFRSFAEDCATYSDCPLGTEGADAASDALLDFFARVDAEPLPSGDPDRPLTESLATTGVSDALYTTAYWPDLRTALTMAIEEHDGSGLLALADDYNERETDGTYGTTTYAFPAISCLDSPAGNDSPDEVDGALAAYEESSPTFGRDFAWATLMCAAWPVEPSGEPVTIPASGAADIVVVGTLRDPATPYAWAEGLAEQLESAVLLTFDGDGHTAYGGNSSCIDDAVNAYFLQGITPEDGTTCS; encoded by the coding sequence ATGCGCAAACCACGCCACGCCGTCCTCGCCCTCTGCGCGGCCACGGCGCTGCTGCTGGCCGGATGCTCGTCGAACGACCGCCCGGACGAGCGCGGCGACGACCGCACACCGAGCGACGACGGCTCGGACAGCCGGGCCGTCCCCGACGCCCCGGTGCTGGAGCCGCTGCCCGAGGAGATCCCCGACGACCTCCTCCCGTACTACGAGCAGGAGCTGAGCTGGAGCAACTGCGGTGGCTGGTTCGAGTGCGCGACCCTCACCGTCCCGCTGGACTACGAGGCCGTGGACTCCGCCGACGACATCGAGCTGCACGTCACCCGCGCCAAGGCCACCGGTCCGGACAGCGACCGCATGGGCTCCCTGCTCCTGAACCCCGGCGGCCCCGGGGCCTCCGCCGCCGACTTCGTGCAGGGCGCGGCCGACTACCTGTTCCCCTCGGAAGTGACCTCCCGCTACGACATCGTCGGCGTCGACCCGCGCGGCACGGGCGGCAGCGAGCCCGTCACCTGCCAGTCCGGCGACCCGATGGACGCGTACACGATGCTCGACCGCACGCCCGACTCGGACGCGGAGGCGGAGGACCTGTTCGCCGGCATGCAGGACTTCGCCGCGTCGTGCGCGGAGCAGACGGGCGAGCTGCTGGAGCACATCTCCACCATCGAGTCCGCCCGCGACATGGACGTCCTGCGCGCCGTCCTCGGCGACGAGAAGCTCACCTACCTCGGGTACTCGTACGGCACCAAGCTCGGCGCGGTGTACGCCGGGCTGTTCCCGCAGCGCGTGGGGCGCCTCGTCCTGGACGGTGCGATCGACCCGAGGCTGCCCACGATCGACACGGACCGCGAACAGGCCGGCGGCTTCGAGACGGCTTTCCGCTCCTTCGCCGAGGACTGCGCGACGTACAGCGACTGCCCGCTCGGCACGGAGGGCGCCGACGCCGCGTCCGACGCCCTGCTGGACTTCTTCGCCCGCGTCGACGCCGAACCGCTCCCGAGCGGCGACCCGGACCGGCCGCTGACCGAGTCGCTCGCGACCACGGGCGTCTCCGACGCGCTCTACACCACGGCCTACTGGCCCGACCTGCGCACGGCCCTCACCATGGCGATCGAGGAGCACGACGGCTCCGGCCTCCTGGCCCTCGCCGACGACTACAACGAGCGCGAGACCGACGGCACCTACGGGACGACGACGTACGCCTTCCCCGCCATCAGCTGCCTGGACAGCCCGGCGGGCAACGACAGCCCCGACGAGGTCGACGGCGCCCTCGCGGCGTACGAGGAGTCGTCCCCGACGTTCGGCCGCGACTTCGCCTGGGCCACCCTGATGTGCGCCGCCTGGCCCGTCGAACCGAGCGGCGAGCCGGTCACCATCCCCGCCTCCGGCGCGGCCGACATCGTGGTCGTCGGGACACTCCGCGACCCGGCGACACCGTACGCGTGGGCCGAGGGCCTGGCCGAGCAGCTCGAGTCCGCCGTGCTGCTCACCTTCGACGGCGACGGCCACACGGCGTACGGAGGCAACAGCTCCTGCATCGACGACGCGGTCAACGCGTACTTCCTGCAGGGCATCACTCCGGAGGACGGCACGACCTGCTCCTGA
- a CDS encoding class IV adenylate cyclase, whose product MKHEYEAKFLAIDVAALRARLTALGAVQAFPRTLLTRKIFENDALRTGAWVRLRDEGSRSTLTLKQVTDPTTIDGTTEIETEITDLHAMADILRHIGLTEVRYQENYREEWTLGEVAFDFDTWPDLPTFLEIEGPDEASVRQATAALGLDYAEARFGSVDEIYKSEAGRDILTESTLLFPHSRKQESPVSSTPTGV is encoded by the coding sequence ATGAAGCACGAGTACGAAGCGAAGTTCCTGGCCATCGATGTCGCCGCGCTCCGGGCCAGGCTGACTGCGCTCGGTGCCGTGCAGGCCTTCCCCCGCACCCTTCTCACCCGCAAGATCTTCGAGAACGACGCTCTGCGTACAGGCGCGTGGGTCCGCCTGCGCGACGAGGGATCCCGCTCGACCCTCACCCTCAAGCAGGTGACCGATCCCACCACGATCGACGGCACGACCGAGATCGAGACCGAGATCACCGACCTGCACGCCATGGCCGACATCCTTCGCCACATCGGCCTCACCGAGGTCCGCTACCAGGAGAACTACCGCGAGGAGTGGACCCTCGGCGAGGTGGCCTTCGACTTCGACACCTGGCCCGACCTCCCCACCTTTCTGGAGATCGAAGGCCCCGACGAGGCATCCGTCCGGCAGGCGACCGCTGCTCTGGGCCTCGACTACGCCGAAGCCCGCTTCGGCAGCGTCGACGAGATCTACAAGAGCGAGGCCGGACGCGACATCCTCACCGAATCCACCCTCCTGTTCCCTCACTCCAGGAAGCAGGAGAGCCCTGTCTCGTCGACCCCGACCGGTGTCTGA
- a CDS encoding SAM-dependent methyltransferase: MRTRSLWEHTLTFFPQFLATLRERITPDATVTVVGASDGKFVLPLAAAGYHVIAVERDAVALHGGSVRLPGDSQAHAQGLIDRLRLEGLHNRVQVVEDDFLTCEPSRLECEAIWTSCSWHYSANHHRPLAEFVDRMQRLVRPGGVFGAEFMLPVEGRHLTIEHYTSPERLRQYFLGDWEVLLTLRTNEFSERPHVGQLHHHTHRMGLLMATRMSPFAEHIQEENA; encoded by the coding sequence GTGCGGACACGAAGCCTGTGGGAGCACACCCTCACCTTCTTCCCCCAGTTTCTCGCGACGCTGCGGGAACGCATCACTCCTGACGCTACCGTCACAGTTGTCGGTGCGAGCGACGGCAAGTTCGTCCTGCCCCTCGCCGCTGCCGGCTATCACGTCATCGCTGTCGAACGCGACGCGGTGGCCCTCCACGGTGGCAGTGTCCGCCTGCCGGGTGACAGCCAGGCCCACGCGCAGGGTCTGATCGATCGGCTGCGACTCGAAGGACTCCACAACCGCGTACAGGTCGTGGAGGACGACTTCCTCACCTGCGAGCCCTCGCGCTTGGAGTGTGAGGCGATATGGACGAGCTGCTCGTGGCACTACAGTGCCAACCACCACCGCCCGCTCGCCGAGTTCGTCGACCGCATGCAGCGTCTCGTCCGACCCGGTGGTGTATTCGGTGCGGAATTTATGCTGCCCGTCGAGGGACGCCATCTGACGATCGAGCACTACACCTCCCCGGAACGCCTGCGCCAGTACTTCCTCGGTGACTGGGAAGTCCTGCTCACGCTGCGCACGAACGAGTTCTCCGAGCGACCGCACGTCGGCCAGCTGCACCATCACACCCACCGCATGGGCCTGCTCATGGCAACCCGAATGTCCCCCTTCGCCGAACACATCCAAGAGGAGAACGCATGA
- a CDS encoding AAA family ATPase: MRDHPRFESLEGLRGTGKSTLAPMLAAARGATLVATVPSFYQPLRHAVDERTNVEARMCLYLSALFSATEEIQHHLDAGNPVVVESYFARCLANHRALGARFDVTVPDWLPTPTIYHLVCADDERQVRLAGRDKPETRWDLLIETVTDQVTDAYASYPMHRIDTTGRDPGEVLRMIMDAEMQGAHPRADTKPVGAHPHLLPPVSRDAAGTHHS, encoded by the coding sequence GTGCGTGATCACCCGCGCTTCGAGAGCCTGGAGGGGCTGCGCGGCACCGGCAAGTCCACCCTGGCGCCCATGCTCGCCGCTGCCCGAGGAGCCACCCTCGTCGCCACCGTCCCTTCCTTCTACCAGCCGCTCAGACACGCGGTGGACGAGCGGACGAACGTGGAGGCACGCATGTGCCTCTACCTGTCCGCTCTGTTCAGCGCGACCGAAGAGATCCAGCACCATCTCGACGCCGGAAACCCGGTCGTTGTCGAGAGCTACTTCGCCCGATGCCTCGCCAACCACCGAGCGCTGGGCGCCCGATTCGATGTCACTGTGCCGGACTGGCTGCCGACGCCCACCATCTACCACCTCGTTTGCGCCGACGACGAACGACAGGTCCGACTGGCTGGACGCGACAAGCCAGAAACGCGGTGGGACCTATTGATCGAAACCGTCACAGACCAGGTGACCGACGCCTACGCCTCATACCCGATGCATCGCATCGACACGACAGGGCGCGATCCGGGAGAGGTCCTCCGCATGATCATGGACGCCGAGATGCAAGGAGCGCACCCCCGTGCGGACACGAAGCCTGTGGGAGCACACCCTCACCTTCTTCCCCCAGTTTCTCGCGACGCTGCGGGAACGCATCACTCCTGA
- a CDS encoding radical SAM protein: MIGEITGIRKIRMLYLQLLYRCNFTCLHCFHGERLQHADAFTAEEARSLLTLMRNEYGTEAVTLLGGEPFVHRDLAQVVRHAKEELGQRVEICTNGYRIERRLTEIAPHLDLLRVSLEGIGSTNDGIRRQGSYQSALDSLGLARDLGVPTGVTMTVTSRNIDEILPLAGVLSQYGVQQLKLHHLRVVGNAADHPELLVTSLSAYGRLREELALADLPLEVIVDEDLSEHGAPQACVPSAGPRGIDRIEADPRGALTMSCKAVGKDSHAFWYEKAEGRIVHKPSSADELTLAVPDVVYTRA; this comes from the coding sequence GTGATCGGGGAAATCACCGGGATCCGGAAGATCCGCATGCTCTACCTGCAGCTGCTCTACCGCTGCAACTTCACGTGCCTGCACTGCTTCCACGGCGAGCGGCTCCAGCACGCCGACGCATTCACCGCCGAGGAGGCCAGAAGCCTTCTCACCCTGATGCGGAACGAATACGGCACGGAGGCCGTGACCCTGCTCGGCGGGGAGCCGTTCGTCCACCGGGACCTGGCGCAGGTCGTCCGCCACGCGAAGGAGGAGCTGGGCCAGCGCGTCGAGATCTGCACCAACGGGTACCGAATCGAGCGCCGCCTGACCGAGATCGCTCCGCACCTGGACCTGCTCAGGGTCTCACTGGAGGGCATCGGATCGACCAACGATGGCATCCGCAGGCAGGGCAGTTACCAGAGCGCCCTGGACTCGCTCGGTCTGGCGCGGGACCTCGGTGTTCCGACGGGCGTGACCATGACCGTCACCTCGCGGAACATCGATGAGATCCTTCCCCTCGCCGGCGTCCTGTCGCAGTACGGGGTTCAGCAGCTCAAGCTCCATCACCTGCGAGTGGTCGGCAACGCCGCCGATCACCCCGAGTTGCTGGTCACCAGCCTTTCCGCGTACGGCCGACTCCGCGAAGAGCTCGCGTTGGCTGATCTGCCCTTGGAGGTGATCGTCGACGAGGACCTCTCCGAGCACGGCGCCCCGCAGGCGTGCGTGCCGTCCGCCGGTCCTCGCGGGATCGACCGCATCGAGGCCGACCCGCGCGGTGCGCTGACCATGTCCTGCAAGGCGGTGGGCAAGGACTCGCACGCCTTCTGGTACGAGAAGGCCGAAGGACGCATCGTCCACAAGCCCTCGTCCGCCGACGAGCTCACGCTCGCGGTGCCGGACGTGGTGTACACCCGTGCGTGA
- a CDS encoding haloacid dehalogenase-like hydrolase, with product MDLFVLWDIDHTLIENAGVSKDIYAAAFTALSGREPSEPARTEGRTDRLIMRDMFVREGFPVPDWHVIETALAQAGEARLDELRRRGTALPGVQEALKAASAQSGWVSSVLTGNIAANALVKLSAFGLHSLLDLPVGAYGSDTELRPHLVAVARERVRRLRGAPADVPTVLVGDTPRDVEAALSTGSRILAVASGIHTPEELTAAGAAEVLPDLADTKRLLGILESFARHWQRPRTSSNRP from the coding sequence ATGGACCTGTTCGTCCTGTGGGACATCGACCACACCCTCATCGAGAACGCCGGGGTGAGCAAGGACATCTACGCCGCTGCCTTCACTGCCCTCTCTGGACGCGAACCCTCGGAGCCGGCGCGCACCGAGGGGCGTACGGATCGACTGATCATGCGCGACATGTTCGTCCGCGAAGGATTCCCCGTACCTGACTGGCACGTGATCGAGACCGCGCTCGCCCAGGCCGGGGAGGCGCGCCTGGATGAGCTGCGCAGGCGCGGGACTGCCCTGCCCGGCGTCCAGGAGGCGCTGAAGGCAGCTTCCGCGCAGAGCGGTTGGGTCTCCTCCGTCCTCACCGGCAACATCGCCGCCAACGCGCTCGTGAAGCTTTCCGCCTTCGGCCTCCACTCCCTGCTCGATCTGCCGGTGGGCGCCTACGGATCGGACACCGAACTCCGTCCTCATCTGGTCGCTGTCGCCCGCGAGCGCGTGCGGCGGCTTCGTGGTGCTCCTGCTGACGTCCCCACCGTGCTCGTCGGGGACACCCCTCGTGATGTGGAAGCGGCTCTCAGCACGGGCTCCCGGATCCTCGCCGTCGCATCCGGCATCCACACTCCGGAGGAACTGACCGCCGCCGGCGCAGCGGAAGTCCTGCCCGACTTGGCGGACACGAAGCGTCTCCTCGGCATCCTGGAGTCCTTCGCACGACACTGGCAACGTCCCAGGACGTCCTCGAACCGTCCTTGA
- a CDS encoding helix-turn-helix domain-containing protein, with protein sequence MNDRLRTVLGQRGVSPDSLAEICEVDPKTVSRWLGGRIPHARHRFRVARHLRVEETFLWPNPSTRTGRPGNGLGTELVGTYQNRASVPRDAWLALLREARHEIGVLVFSGTFFAQSNPHVSKMLSERAAEGVRVRLCFGDPDGQAVAVRGREEGIGDTLAAKIRASLTYYRPLLDEAGCAVRLHDATLYASMFRYDDDLLVNPHIWGQPASANPVLHLKRADGTGWFDNYARSFDAVWDAARPWTPDQERTADRGQD encoded by the coding sequence GTGAACGACCGACTGCGCACCGTGCTCGGCCAACGCGGCGTCTCGCCCGACTCCCTTGCCGAGATCTGCGAGGTAGATCCCAAAACGGTGAGCCGGTGGCTCGGCGGGCGGATTCCCCATGCCCGGCACCGCTTCCGCGTCGCGCGGCACCTGCGCGTGGAGGAGACCTTCCTGTGGCCCAACCCGTCCACGCGCACCGGCCGGCCGGGGAACGGGTTGGGCACCGAACTGGTCGGCACCTACCAGAACCGGGCCAGCGTGCCCCGGGACGCCTGGCTCGCGCTGCTGCGAGAGGCTCGGCACGAGATCGGCGTCCTCGTCTTCTCCGGTACCTTCTTCGCCCAGTCCAACCCCCACGTCAGCAAGATGCTCTCCGAACGTGCCGCCGAGGGAGTGCGGGTGCGTCTGTGCTTCGGCGACCCGGACGGGCAGGCAGTCGCGGTCCGGGGCCGCGAGGAGGGGATCGGCGACACTCTCGCCGCCAAGATCCGTGCCTCATTGACGTACTACCGCCCGCTGCTGGACGAGGCAGGGTGTGCCGTGCGGCTCCACGACGCCACTCTCTACGCGTCCATGTTCCGTTACGACGACGACCTGCTCGTCAACCCTCACATCTGGGGACAACCGGCCAGCGCCAACCCCGTCCTCCACCTCAAGAGGGCGGACGGCACGGGGTGGTTCGACAACTACGCTCGGAGCTTCGACGCCGTCTGGGATGCCGCACGGCCATGGACACCCGACCAGGAAAGGACCGCCGACCGTGGGCAGGACTGA
- a CDS encoding NUDIX domain-containing protein: MGRTEYYNDPTAPKANTLIPASNLLVVDGTGAILLQRRRDTGQWALPGGAQDIGETAAECAVRECLEETGIIAEVIGFLGVYTNPHHIVAYTDGEIRQQYENTYIGRPVGGAPTINDEADGVRFVQPDDLDEYDIHPSMRQQIGDYLAGTYPYLG, encoded by the coding sequence GTGGGCAGGACTGAGTACTACAACGATCCCACCGCCCCGAAGGCGAACACTCTCATCCCGGCCAGCAACCTGCTCGTCGTCGACGGGACCGGCGCGATACTCCTCCAGCGCCGTCGCGACACCGGTCAGTGGGCGCTCCCGGGCGGAGCCCAGGACATCGGCGAGACCGCGGCCGAGTGCGCGGTGCGCGAGTGCCTGGAGGAGACCGGGATCATCGCCGAGGTCATCGGCTTCCTAGGCGTCTATACCAACCCGCACCACATCGTGGCGTATACCGACGGCGAGATTCGGCAGCAATACGAGAACACCTACATCGGCCGCCCCGTCGGTGGCGCCCCCACGATCAACGACGAGGCAGACGGAGTCCGCTTCGTTCAGCCGGACGACCTGGACGAGTACGACATCCACCCGAGCATGCGCCAGCAGATCGGGGACTACCTCGCCGGTACCTATCCCTACCTCGGCTGA
- a CDS encoding DUF3592 domain-containing protein, protein MTGHEALQLWWVLPAGFALLGHGLSLAGLTRAQRAVWVTARIVEVGRPAHGASKRPGIPVTVAFRDPATGREFVLPNDGRHGDSVEEAWVGREFEVRYPPGQPHRFRIVLDTMGEKNGRLAPNCAIVLLLIGLVIHATVLWGYPWALLGFGALLTALAAASPDIRQARARDTLLATAIAVPGHVVAVTRDIYTDGEGDEIINHAPVVTFTTLDGTDITVLSRNGIPNPGKSLNRELTIHYAPTDPAIYTPDPKADRRDRERAIGWIIILLLLGTASTTTGAALLL, encoded by the coding sequence ATGACCGGTCACGAGGCACTGCAACTGTGGTGGGTGCTGCCCGCGGGCTTCGCACTGCTCGGCCACGGACTCTCCCTGGCCGGGCTGACCAGGGCACAGCGGGCGGTCTGGGTGACGGCGCGGATCGTGGAGGTGGGCCGGCCGGCCCACGGCGCGTCCAAGAGGCCCGGGATACCGGTGACGGTCGCGTTCCGGGACCCCGCGACCGGCCGGGAGTTCGTCCTCCCCAACGACGGCCGACACGGCGACTCGGTTGAAGAGGCATGGGTGGGGCGGGAGTTCGAGGTGCGCTACCCGCCGGGGCAGCCGCACCGGTTCCGTATCGTCCTCGACACCATGGGCGAGAAGAACGGCCGCCTCGCCCCGAACTGCGCGATCGTCCTTCTGCTCATCGGCCTGGTGATCCACGCGACCGTCCTCTGGGGCTACCCCTGGGCACTGCTCGGCTTCGGCGCACTGCTCACCGCACTGGCAGCGGCCAGCCCCGACATACGCCAGGCACGCGCCCGCGACACCCTGCTGGCCACGGCCATCGCCGTCCCGGGACACGTCGTGGCCGTGACACGGGACATCTACACGGACGGAGAGGGCGACGAAATCATCAACCACGCACCCGTCGTCACCTTCACAACACTCGACGGCACAGACATCACCGTCCTGTCACGCAACGGAATCCCCAACCCGGGCAAGTCACTGAACCGCGAGCTGACAATCCACTACGCCCCCACAGACCCAGCCATCTACACCCCCGACCCAAAAGCCGACCGCCGCGACAGGGAAAGAGCAATCGGCTGGATCATCATCCTGCTCCTCCTCGGCACAGCATCCACAACAACAGGCGCAGCACTGCTCCTATGA